In Zingiber officinale cultivar Zhangliang chromosome 6A, Zo_v1.1, whole genome shotgun sequence, a single genomic region encodes these proteins:
- the LOC121998470 gene encoding putative disease resistance protein RGA3 yields the protein MEATLVTAASRFMVQNVSDLLQLEEKLKAITASNKTKMKKLKELSKIIDAVIQDVDSRPFIDAAVKILLTKLKYLAYDLEDVVDYYDTTVSQKKQRSNTSLRSVRDFFSPNNQIVFKSRVGGMIKAITESLDDILLQKSILLNLPQGSIRMSELSLHRDTHSRNSLVVIGREPEKNMIVDMLTKDDDDDESDHGTVKVIAIVGMGGLGKTTLAQLVFNDARVKDHFASPRMWKLVGAEFDHAKIMKSVLELATGAPVNISEIELVRQNLETALSGKRFLLVLDDVWNEDQEKWEVLKATLICGAKGSKILVTTRSQKVSSIMGSSNTTTHQIQQLSKDDCLSLFQQFAFGDQAVDQSLMEIGGKIVEKCGGVPLAAISLGSMLYGTRDETYWDSVLKSEIWQLQDKEQKVLAVLKLSYDTLPPQSKKCFAFGSLFPKDYRMQKDELIKLWIANYGFIHSEGNFDAETEANRVFDGLVLRSFFLSDPLEVHPHVTKCTMHDLMHYLARSMSENVYWNVEDSVEDIGNRTYHLHLYLADISKITQALDKKPLYLRTLILNCCKLSLNGNLLKIDFSELKFLRVLDLSNNEIKEVPTSIGNLIYLRYLNLSSNCIEVLPDSITLLSNLQYLNLSWNMELQELPKDLGNMQSLRDLNCRRHEFRDFRLTHMPRGLSRLTNLRSLPVFVAGDGPDACPITELENLKLHGEMDIIFSENFTNYSCGGLKILKNKDLNKLCIKFNGSERYDEAMLDDLCPNTSLKKLCIKDYVSRQFPAWLMKSQLPNLVEVSLKSCCGCEHIPQFRNLQFLKKLELCKMDGITQMGAEFHGDGGFPSLQELCLTRMDNLEEWSKSDGDGKLFPSLQLLRLSDCLKLKSMPRLPTIQHLEISCCRGSLLSCIGSLTSLSDLKLDKMRDMTVFPSGYIRNLTSLEELQITECRQLQSLPGDEMQHLKLLRLLTIKGCPSIILQPEELVQILNSVQEFQIQICGNTVDLRGQLQSLHTLKELCLRGAHGYKPKYGIAKLEICCCDDELDPLMTAEPTSSVLEKLYIDDFSNLRTLPHWLQHLKSLSLLSIENCPRLQSVPDLKNLPMLKSLRVFDCPELERRCEKKTGKD from the coding sequence ATGGAAGCAACTTTAGTAACTGCTGCGTCTCGCTTCATGGTCCAGAATGTGTCAGATCTCCTCCAACTCGAGGAGAAACTCAAGGCAATAACTGCAAGTAACAAAAcgaagatgaagaagctcaaggagTTATCCAAGATCATTGACGCGGTGATCCAAGATGTCGACTCCCGCCCTTTTATTGATGCTGCTGTGAAGATCTTGCTGACGAAGCTCAAATACTTGGCCTACGATCTCGAGGATGTTGTGGATTACTATGACACCACAGTCTCGCAGAAGAAGCAGAGATCAAACACTTCTTTAAGGTCGGTGCGTGATTTCTTCTCTCCTAATAATCAAATTGTGTTTAAGAGTAGGGTAGGTGGCATGATTAAAGCTATAACAGAAAGTCTGGATGATATTTTGCTGCAAAAGTCCATTCTTCTCAATTTGCCACAAGGCAGTATCCGTATGTCGGAACTAAGTCTCCACAGAGATACCCACTCCCGCAATAGTTTGGTTGTTATAGGGAGAGAACCAGAGAAGAATATGATTGTCGACATGTTAAcaaaggatgatgatgatgatgaaagcGACCATGGCACAGTGAAGGTCATTGCCATCGTTGGGATGGGTGGCCTGGGAAAGACTACACTTGCTCAGCTTGTTTTCAATGATGCGAGAGTGAAAGATCACTTTGCAAGTCCAAGAATGTGGAAACTTGTCGGGGCTGAATTTGATCATGCAAAGATAATGAAGTCTGTTTTAGAACTGGCTACTGGTGCACCGGTCAACATCTCAGAAATAGAATTAGTGAGGCAGAACCTAGAAACAGCATTATCTGGGAAGAGATTTCTGCTCGTGCTGGATGATGTATGgaatgaagatcaagaaaagtggGAGGTACTGAAAGCAACCTTAATATGTGGGGCGAAAGGAAGCAAAATTTTGGTGACAACCCGTAGCCAAAAGGTCTCTTCAATTATGGGCTCATCCAATACCACCACCCACCAAATACAACAGTTGTCCAAAGATGATTGTTTGTCCTTGTTTCAACAATTTGCTTTTGGAGATCAAGCAGTGGATCAAAGTTTGATGGAAATTGGTGGAAAGATTGTTGAGAAATGTGGCGGTGTGCCCTTAGCTGCCATATCTCTTGGTAGCATGCTCTATGGCACTCGAGATGAGACTTATTGGGACTCGGTATTGAAGAGTGAAATATGGCAGCTCCAAGATAAGGAACAGAAAGTGCTAGCTGTACTAAAGTTGAGTTATGACACTCTCCCTCCACAGTCAAAGAAGTGTTTTGCATTTGGCTCCTTATTCCCGAAAGACTATAGGATGCAAAAGGATGAATTGATAAAGCTGTGGATAGCAAATTATGGCTTTATACATTCGGAAGGAAATTTTGATGCTGAAACAGAGGCCAACCGTGTCTTTGATGGTCTTGTGCTGAGATCATTCTTTCTCTCGGACCCTTTAGAAGTTCATCCTCATGTAACCAAGTGCACGATGCATGACTTGATGCATTACTTGGCACGATCAATGTCTGAAAACGTATATTGGAATGTTGAAGACTCAGTGGAAGATATTGGAAACAGAACGTATCATTTGCACCTATACTTGGCAGATATATCAAAAATTACTCAGGCCTTAGACAAGAAGCCATTGTACTTGCGTACCCTTATATTGAATTGTTGCAAATTATCTCTGAATGGCAATCTACTTAAAATTGACTTCTCAGAACTGAAATTCTTGCGGGTGTTAGATTTAAGTAACAATGAGATCAAGGAGGTGCCAACATCAATAGGAAATCTGATATATTTGAGGTACCTCAACTTATCTAGCAATTGTATTGAAGTTCTACCCGACTCCATTACCCTTCTCTCCAATTTACAGTATCTCAATCTCAGTTGGAATATGGAACTTCAAGAGCTACCAAAAGATTTGGGGAATATGCAAAGCCTTCGAGATCTTAATTGCAGGCGTCATGAGTTTCGAGATTTTAGATTGACACACATGCCTCGGGGATTGTCACGGCTAACTAATCTTCGAAGTTTACCTGTCTTTGTTGCTGGGGATGGACCTGACGCATGCCCAATTACAGAACTTGAGAATTTGAAACTTCATGGAGAAATGGATATCATATTTTCCGAGAATTTTACTAATTACTCTTGTGGTGGACTAAAAATCTTGAAGAATAAAGACCTGAATAAACTATGCATAAAGTTTAATGGTTCAGAAAGATATGACGAGGCCATGTTGGATGATCTTTGTCCCAACACAAGCTTAAAGAAGTTGTGTATAAAGGATTATGTGAGCCGACAATTTCCAGCATGGTTGATGAAGTCACAGTTGCCAAATTTGGTTGAAGTGAGCCTTAAAAGCTGCTGTGGTTGTGAGCACATTCCTCAGTTTCGAAATCTACAGTTTCTTAAGAAGCTTGAATTATGCAAAATGGATGGCATCACACAGATGGGTGCTGAGTTCCATGGGGACGGAGGCTTTCCTTCCCTTCAAGAGCTCTGCTTGACTCGGATGGATAATCTAGAGGAATGGTCAAAGTCTGATGGTGACGGTAAGTTGTTCCCTTCACTGCAGTTGTTGCGGCTTTCTGATTGTCTTAAATTGAAAAGTATGCCGAGGCTTCCTACAATCCAACACCTTGAGATATCATGCTGTAGAGGGAGCCTACTCTCATGCATCGGAAGTCTGACTTCTCTTTCGGATCTCAAATTGGATAAGATGCGCGACATGACAGTTTTTCCAAGTGGTTACATCAGAAACCTCACATCCTTGGAGGAATTACAAATTACAGAATGCAGACAACTCCAATCTCTTCCTGGGGATGAAATGCAGCACCTAAAATTGCTTCGTTTATTGACCATTAAAGGTTGTCCGAGTATAATATTGCAGCCAGAAGAACTCGTACAAATCTTGAATTCAGTACAAGAGTTCCAAATACAGATTTGTGGCAACACAGTCGATTTACGTGGGCAACTGCAATCCTTACACACGCTCAAAGAATTGTGTCTACGCGGTGCACATGGATACAAACCGAAGTACGGAATCGCAAAATTAGAAATTTGTTGTTGTGATGATGAATTGGATCCACTGATGACAGCAGAACCAACAAGCAGTGTGCTAGAaaaactatacatagatgattTTTCCAATCTCAGGACTTTGCCTCACTGGCTGCAGCATCTCAAGTCTCTTAGTTTACTATCAATCGAGAACTGCCCACGATTACAAAGTGTGCCTGATTTGAAGAATCTACCTATGTTGAAAAGTTTGAGGGTTTTCGATTGTCCAGAATTGGAAAGAAGATGCGAAAAGAAGACAGGCAAAGATTGA